From the genome of Streptomyces sp. V1I1, one region includes:
- a CDS encoding RNA polymerase sigma factor codes for MDPGFRARIRAGDEGAFGALFREHGRAVYNHCFRLTGDWSVAEDCTSLVFLEAWRLREKVEPQGGGLLPWLLGIATHVIHRRRRVARRYRALMERMPAPGLLPDFADEVVGRLEDQDKIAAVRAALERLSRADREVLALCVWAGLDYAAVAESLGVPVGTVRSRLSRARRRLEKLAGNNFGPDREPAAADWQHAGDRTEAVPPSGGEPR; via the coding sequence ATGGATCCAGGATTTCGGGCCCGCATCCGGGCGGGAGACGAGGGGGCCTTCGGCGCGCTGTTCCGCGAGCACGGCCGGGCGGTGTACAACCACTGCTTTCGCCTGACCGGGGACTGGTCGGTCGCCGAGGACTGCACCTCGCTGGTGTTCCTCGAGGCGTGGCGGCTGCGCGAGAAAGTCGAGCCGCAGGGCGGCGGCCTGTTGCCCTGGCTGCTGGGGATCGCCACCCACGTGATCCACCGCCGACGGCGGGTCGCCCGGCGGTACCGGGCGCTCATGGAGCGGATGCCCGCTCCCGGCCTGCTGCCGGACTTCGCCGATGAGGTGGTCGGCCGGCTGGAGGACCAGGACAAGATCGCGGCGGTGCGCGCCGCACTGGAGAGGCTGTCCCGCGCCGATCGTGAGGTCCTGGCGCTGTGCGTATGGGCCGGCCTGGACTATGCCGCGGTCGCCGAGTCCCTGGGCGTGCCGGTGGGCACAGTCCGCTCCCGCCTGTCCCGTGCCCGTAGACGGCTGGAGAAGCTGGCCGGCAACAACTTCGGCCCGGACAGGGAACCGGCCGCCGCCGATTGGCAGCACGCAGGTGACCGCACCGAGGCGGTCCCGCCGAGCGGAGGAGAACCACGGTGA
- a CDS encoding ArsR/SmtB family transcription factor has product MTLPEPPQLAYPARGVGSLWEPRPITRTDAIAAVLGRSRTLLLAELETPASTTELAHRTGLSPAGVSQYLTALRDAGLVSAHRAGRSVLYARTSAAEAILAAACP; this is encoded by the coding sequence GTGACGCTGCCGGAGCCGCCGCAACTGGCCTACCCGGCGCGCGGCGTCGGCTCACTGTGGGAACCCCGGCCCATCACCAGGACCGACGCCATCGCCGCCGTACTCGGCCGCTCGCGGACCCTGCTGCTGGCCGAACTGGAAACTCCGGCCTCCACCACCGAACTGGCCCACCGTACGGGGCTCTCCCCGGCCGGGGTGTCCCAGTACCTCACCGCGCTGCGCGACGCGGGTCTGGTCAGCGCCCACCGAGCCGGCCGCTCAGTGCTCTACGCCCGCACCTCTGCCGCCGAAGCGATCCTCGCCGCCGCCTGCCCATAG
- a CDS encoding IS701 family transposase encodes MRVGELASCRVRLEEFGGEVFAPLVRRDQREKGALYLRGLLLDGRRKSMQPMAGRLGVDHQQLQQFITSSTWAFDAVRARLAWRAVRVVRPQAWVVDDTGFPKDGISSPGVARQYSGTLGKVGNCQIGVSVHAASDTASCPLSWRLFLPESWDTPEAASRRERCRIPDDEHHRPKWQLALEMLDDLAGTGLKPAVLVADTGYGANADFRRGLEDRGLAYVLQAKAEMTAHSEDAEPHQPAYGGLGPRPLPRYRTRPVSLRDHVLAAGRRQGRTLTWRRGSKAAMSSHFVLVRIRLAGRRPKPATDGTIPLTWLIAQWPEGEDEPVKYWISNLPADIPARDLVRIAKLRWRIEHDYRELKTTLGLDHFEGRSFTGWHRHVTLVTAAHLFLTEQRTCPKAPARA; translated from the coding sequence ATGAGGGTCGGGGAACTCGCTTCGTGTCGTGTCCGGTTGGAGGAGTTCGGTGGGGAGGTGTTCGCGCCGCTGGTGCGGCGGGATCAGCGTGAGAAGGGTGCCCTGTATCTGCGGGGGCTGCTGCTGGACGGCCGGCGTAAGTCGATGCAGCCGATGGCCGGGCGCCTGGGGGTGGACCACCAGCAGCTTCAGCAGTTCATCACGTCCTCCACCTGGGCCTTTGACGCGGTGCGGGCCCGGTTGGCGTGGCGGGCCGTGCGGGTGGTCCGTCCTCAGGCGTGGGTGGTGGACGACACCGGGTTCCCGAAGGACGGCATCTCGTCGCCCGGGGTGGCCCGGCAGTACTCGGGCACCCTGGGCAAGGTCGGTAACTGCCAGATCGGCGTCAGCGTCCACGCCGCTTCCGACACCGCCTCGTGTCCGCTGTCCTGGCGTTTGTTCCTTCCCGAGAGCTGGGACACGCCAGAAGCGGCCAGCCGTCGGGAACGCTGTCGCATCCCTGATGACGAGCATCACCGCCCGAAGTGGCAGCTGGCGCTGGAGATGCTCGACGACCTGGCCGGCACCGGGCTGAAGCCGGCGGTGCTGGTCGCGGACACCGGATACGGCGCCAACGCCGACTTCCGCCGCGGCCTGGAAGACCGCGGCCTGGCCTACGTCCTGCAGGCCAAGGCCGAAATGACCGCCCACAGTGAGGATGCCGAACCCCACCAGCCTGCCTATGGCGGCCTGGGGCCCAGGCCCCTTCCGCGTTACCGCACCCGCCCGGTGTCCTTACGGGATCACGTGCTGGCCGCCGGACGACGCCAGGGACGAACCCTGACCTGGCGCAGGGGCTCCAAAGCCGCGATGAGCTCGCACTTCGTTCTTGTGAGGATCCGTCTCGCGGGGCGGCGGCCCAAGCCCGCCACCGACGGCACGATCCCGCTGACCTGGCTCATCGCCCAGTGGCCCGAAGGCGAGGACGAGCCGGTCAAGTACTGGATCTCGAACCTGCCCGCAGACATCCCCGCCCGCGACCTTGTCCGCATCGCGAAACTGCGGTGGCGCATCGAGCACGACTACCGCGAGCTGAAGACCACCCTCGGCCTCGACCACTTCGAGGGCCGCTCGTTCACCGGCTGGCACCGGCACGTCACCCTCGTCACCGCCGCCCACCTGTTCCTGACCGAACAGCGGACCTGCCCAAAAGCCCCTGCCAGGGCCTGA
- a CDS encoding glycosyltransferase family 2 protein: MSLPRIGVVIVTMGTRPRELDALIASVAKQDVPPARVALVGNATPLTDVSADVTKIPLEENLGCPGGRNVGLQALLESGDVDVIIELDDDGLLIADDVFRKVQRLYAADPALGITSFRVADEHGETQRRHVPRLRADDPMRRGLVTAFLGGGHALSVPMLNEIGTWPGHFFFGHEETDLAWRALDAGWKILYEPELVLQHPKTSPARHPVYYRFTARNRVWLASRALLGGSCRVGCLVVRCWYEGRGTRFVSCPVGGVRWGGVRAAGAAGSA; the protein is encoded by the coding sequence ATGTCGTTGCCACGCATCGGAGTCGTCATCGTGACCATGGGCACTCGCCCGCGGGAACTGGACGCTCTGATCGCCTCAGTGGCCAAGCAGGACGTGCCTCCAGCACGTGTTGCGCTGGTCGGCAATGCGACTCCACTCACTGACGTGTCAGCTGACGTGACCAAGATCCCGCTCGAAGAGAACCTGGGCTGTCCCGGCGGGCGCAACGTCGGACTGCAGGCCCTGCTCGAGTCAGGCGACGTGGACGTCATCATCGAGCTGGACGACGACGGACTGCTCATTGCCGACGACGTGTTCCGCAAAGTGCAGCGCCTGTATGCGGCTGATCCCGCGCTCGGGATCACGTCGTTCCGCGTTGCCGATGAGCACGGGGAGACTCAACGGCGCCACGTGCCGCGGCTGCGCGCCGACGACCCGATGCGCCGCGGGCTGGTGACCGCCTTCCTCGGAGGTGGCCATGCCCTGTCGGTGCCGATGCTCAACGAAATCGGCACCTGGCCGGGGCACTTCTTCTTCGGGCATGAAGAGACGGACCTGGCCTGGAGGGCCCTCGACGCCGGCTGGAAGATCCTCTACGAACCCGAACTGGTCCTCCAGCACCCCAAGACCTCCCCGGCCAGGCATCCGGTGTACTACCGCTTCACCGCTCGCAACCGGGTCTGGCTCGCTAGTAGGGCTTTGTTAGGTGGGTCTTGTCGCGTTGGGTGTCTGGTAGTTCGCTGTTGGTATGAGGGTCGGGGAACTCGCTTCGTGTCGTGTCCGGTTGGAGGAGTTCGGTGGGGAGGTGTTCGCGCCGCTGGTGCGGCGGGATCAGCGTGA
- a CDS encoding peptidase inhibitor family I36 protein, producing MALRKLTTSLFAVLALIAATVLGLTGPATAATAATAATSAATSATSATSATGQEFAAQAKRAGLTGAETKQLQTTVDGYLATQGGTQVAANKIALPGKGEIVVALPGERQARDLTGAKSARACPYENFCMYTGTNYTGTQFNLWKCQTYDLSNWNYPGSWINNQTPGTRARFLDRNYNTIYTTPGAYSYSSYYDWAPVWHVIPC from the coding sequence ATGGCATTGCGCAAGCTGACCACTTCGCTGTTCGCGGTCCTGGCTCTCATCGCAGCAACGGTGCTCGGCCTCACCGGCCCGGCCACCGCCGCCACCGCCGCCACCGCCGCCACCTCCGCCGCCACCTCCGCCACCTCCGCCACCTCCGCCACCGGCCAGGAATTCGCCGCCCAGGCGAAGCGCGCGGGACTGACCGGTGCCGAGACGAAGCAACTGCAGACGACAGTCGACGGCTACCTCGCCACCCAGGGCGGGACGCAGGTCGCCGCCAACAAGATCGCACTGCCGGGCAAGGGCGAGATCGTGGTCGCCCTGCCCGGAGAACGCCAGGCCCGCGACCTGACCGGCGCGAAGAGTGCCAGGGCCTGTCCGTACGAGAACTTCTGCATGTACACCGGCACCAACTACACCGGTACGCAGTTCAACCTGTGGAAGTGCCAGACGTACGACCTGTCGAACTGGAACTACCCCGGCTCCTGGATCAACAACCAGACCCCGGGCACCAGGGCCAGGTTCCTGGACCGCAACTACAACACCATCTACACGACTCCCGGCGCCTACTCCTACAGCAGCTACTACGACTGGGCTCCGGTCTGGCACGTCATCCCGTGCTAG
- a CDS encoding serine hydrolase gives MTEVSEVPEVSEVFGAGVQGTVADGFEAVREEFAAVLAEGITTSGAQLVAYLNGRQVVDLWAGDGMAGDSLTGVFSVSKGAAHLVVALLVQDGVLELDREVAHYWPEFAAEGKGRITLRQLLAHSAGVIGVEGGFSSAELADDRVLAERLAGQRPFWEPGTAYGYHALVIAALTGEVVRRVTGLSIQELFEERIRAPYGLDFHLGLPEALESRYLDVLPMQPTPEQRAELEANAPNPKSLVAIAFNSHAEPPTDLLDFINTRAVRELGQASAGGVGNARGVAAMYAAAINEVDGRAPLLTPETIAEFARPHTVGADVVTGEAEHFGLGFQALGMRYPFLGADAFGHSGAAGAQAFADPGSGIAYGYVRRRFAFPGGAAPENERLAAALVRAAAGV, from the coding sequence ATGACCGAGGTGTCCGAGGTGCCTGAGGTGTCCGAGGTGTTTGGGGCAGGAGTGCAGGGGACCGTCGCGGACGGATTCGAGGCCGTACGGGAGGAGTTCGCCGCCGTACTCGCCGAAGGGATCACCACATCCGGCGCGCAGCTCGTGGCGTACCTGAACGGGCGGCAGGTTGTCGATCTGTGGGCCGGGGACGGGATGGCGGGCGATTCGCTCACCGGCGTCTTCTCCGTCAGCAAGGGCGCGGCGCACCTTGTCGTCGCGCTGCTCGTGCAGGACGGTGTGCTCGAACTCGACCGCGAAGTCGCCCACTACTGGCCGGAGTTCGCGGCCGAAGGCAAGGGCCGAATCACCCTGCGGCAGCTGCTCGCGCACAGCGCCGGGGTGATCGGCGTCGAGGGCGGCTTCAGCTCGGCGGAGCTGGCCGACGACCGGGTTCTTGCCGAACGGCTCGCGGGGCAGCGTCCGTTCTGGGAGCCGGGCACGGCGTACGGCTACCACGCCCTTGTGATCGCCGCCCTCACCGGCGAGGTGGTGCGCCGGGTCACCGGGCTGTCGATCCAGGAGCTGTTCGAGGAGCGGATCAGGGCTCCGTACGGGCTGGACTTCCACCTCGGTCTGCCCGAGGCGCTCGAATCGCGGTACCTGGACGTCCTGCCGATGCAGCCCACGCCGGAGCAGCGCGCCGAACTGGAAGCCAATGCGCCGAATCCGAAGAGCCTTGTTGCGATCGCCTTCAACTCCCACGCCGAGCCGCCCACGGACCTGCTGGACTTCATCAACACGCGTGCCGTGCGCGAGCTTGGCCAGGCCTCGGCCGGCGGCGTCGGGAACGCGCGCGGGGTGGCGGCGATGTACGCGGCGGCGATCAACGAGGTCGACGGCCGGGCTCCGCTGCTCACGCCGGAGACGATCGCGGAGTTCGCCCGGCCGCACACGGTGGGCGCCGATGTGGTCACGGGGGAGGCGGAACACTTCGGCCTCGGCTTCCAGGCGCTGGGGATGCGGTACCCGTTCCTGGGCGCGGACGCGTTCGGCCACAGCGGCGCGGCGGGGGCCCAGGCGTTCGCCGATCCGGGCAGCGGGATCGCGTACGGCTACGTCCGGCGCCGGTTCGCCTTCCCGGGCGGCGCGGCACCGGAGAACGAGCGGCTGGCGGCGGCGCTCGTGCGGGCCGCGGCGGGGGTGTAG
- a CDS encoding DUF2277 domain-containing protein, with translation MCRSIKTLRPPVLPEEATEDDIHAAALQYVRKVSGFRAPAAHNREVFEQAVDEIAEATRKLLDGLEVRGSGGSGGAAKRPVREPASVSGAA, from the coding sequence ATGTGCCGCAGCATTAAGACTCTCCGCCCGCCCGTCCTCCCCGAAGAGGCCACCGAGGACGACATCCACGCCGCCGCCCTGCAGTACGTACGCAAGGTGTCCGGCTTCCGTGCCCCCGCCGCGCACAATCGCGAAGTCTTCGAGCAGGCCGTCGACGAGATAGCCGAGGCGACCCGCAAGCTGCTCGACGGGCTCGAAGTGCGCGGGTCCGGAGGGTCCGGAGGGGCCGCTAAGAGGCCGGTTCGTGAGCCGGCGTCTGTGTCGGGCGCCGCATGA
- a CDS encoding DoxX family protein, whose translation MSGRLNKAQPYALSLFRIVVGLLFACHGAAALFGVLGGAAGGGGTIPAGTWPGWYAAVIELVGGTLVLLGLGTRTAALIASGSMAYAYFTVHQPKALFPLQNSGEGSALYCWAFLLLVFTGPGALALDRVFAPRGESRPADEERKEQTTAVAP comes from the coding sequence CTGTCCGGCCGTCTGAACAAGGCCCAGCCGTACGCCCTCAGCCTGTTCCGGATCGTCGTCGGCCTGCTCTTCGCCTGCCACGGCGCCGCCGCGCTGTTCGGCGTCCTCGGCGGCGCGGCGGGCGGCGGCGGCACCATCCCGGCCGGCACCTGGCCCGGCTGGTACGCCGCGGTGATCGAACTGGTCGGCGGCACCCTGGTGCTGCTCGGCCTGGGCACCCGTACCGCCGCGCTCATCGCGTCGGGCTCTATGGCGTACGCGTACTTCACGGTCCACCAGCCCAAGGCACTCTTCCCGCTGCAGAACAGCGGCGAGGGCTCCGCGCTCTACTGCTGGGCCTTCCTGCTGCTGGTCTTCACCGGACCGGGCGCACTCGCGCTGGACCGGGTGTTCGCCCCGCGCGGCGAGAGCCGGCCCGCGGACGAGGAGCGCAAGGAGCAGACCACGGCGGTCGCGCCCTGA
- a CDS encoding FAD/NAD(P)-binding protein — translation MGPRGTSVLERLCASAPELTPDTQLTIHLVDPAPPGPGRVWRTDQSAELLMNTVASQVTLFTDDSVACEGPIRPGPSLYEWATGIAGEKLGPDEYPTRACYGRYLEWAFSRSVASAPQSVTVEVHRARAVRLEDDREGAVGDGAPAAAARTWPEAQAGAARTRPEAQTAAARTRAEAQATAAGTRAGARGTVPQPRTAGDATAPGATAPDAPAATALDELAATGTDAPAATTPLQTLTLDDSTTITGLSAVILAQGHLPVVSRQTQAHLTEYAARHPRLRYFGPANPADLDLSPIAPGESVLLRGLGLNFFDHMALLTTGRGGAFVRGDDGTLTYTPSGREPRLYAGSRRGVPYQARGDNAKGSSGRHEPLVLTPDVIAVFRKRADEGDPPDFLTEIWPLVAKEVETVHYEALLAAREPEPERGPERGPGPGPGPGPDGLALRGFRDRYLDAPHGSPQETAVLDEFSIAHQDRWSWDRISRPYADERFASPAEHRAWLLTHLRQDAAAAALGNVEGPLKAALDVLRDLRNELRLIVDHAGLSGSSRRDHLDRWYTPLNAFLSIGPPRRRIEEMTALIEAGVLDVIGPRTTIGMSDEVLDGAFTAESPDVPGSFVTATTLIEARLPEPDLRRTCDELLGRLLKTGQCRPHTIDGYETGGLDVTQRPYRLINRQGRPHPRRFAIGVPTEGVHWVTAAGARPGVDSVTLSDADAVARAALRTLGPSRRSTEAESVVEIGRRATVELASID, via the coding sequence GTGGGCCCGCGCGGCACGTCCGTGCTCGAACGGCTCTGTGCGTCGGCCCCCGAACTGACCCCGGACACGCAGCTGACGATCCACCTCGTCGACCCGGCGCCCCCGGGCCCGGGCCGCGTCTGGCGCACGGACCAGTCCGCGGAGCTGCTGATGAACACGGTGGCGTCGCAGGTCACGCTGTTCACGGACGACAGCGTTGCCTGCGAGGGCCCGATCCGCCCGGGCCCGAGCCTGTACGAGTGGGCGACGGGGATCGCGGGGGAGAAGCTCGGCCCGGACGAGTATCCGACGCGGGCTTGCTACGGACGCTACCTGGAATGGGCATTCAGCAGGTCGGTGGCGTCGGCCCCGCAGTCGGTGACGGTGGAGGTACACCGGGCACGGGCGGTACGGCTTGAGGACGACCGGGAGGGGGCTGTGGGGGACGGGGCACCGGCGGCAGCCGCGCGGACCTGGCCGGAGGCGCAGGCGGGAGCCGCGCGGACGCGGCCGGAGGCGCAGACGGCTGCCGCGCGGACGCGGGCGGAGGCGCAGGCCACGGCAGCCGGGACGCGGGCGGGCGCACGCGGCACCGTGCCACAACCCCGCACCGCAGGCGACGCCACTGCGCCCGGGGCCACGGCACCTGACGCGCCCGCGGCGACCGCACTCGACGAGCTCGCGGCCACGGGAACGGACGCGCCCGCGGCCACCACCCCGCTCCAGACCCTCACGCTCGATGACAGCACCACCATCACCGGGCTCTCCGCCGTGATCCTCGCGCAGGGGCATCTGCCCGTCGTCTCCCGGCAGACCCAGGCGCACCTCACCGAGTACGCCGCCCGCCACCCCCGCCTGCGCTACTTCGGGCCCGCCAACCCCGCGGACCTCGACCTTTCCCCCATAGCCCCGGGAGAATCGGTCCTGCTGCGCGGCCTCGGTCTCAACTTCTTCGACCACATGGCGCTGTTGACGACCGGCCGCGGCGGCGCGTTCGTACGCGGTGACGACGGCACGCTCACCTACACCCCCTCCGGCCGCGAACCGCGGCTCTACGCGGGATCGCGGCGCGGCGTCCCGTACCAGGCACGCGGCGACAACGCGAAGGGCTCGTCCGGGCGGCACGAGCCGCTGGTGCTCACGCCCGACGTGATCGCCGTCTTCCGCAAGCGCGCGGACGAGGGCGACCCGCCCGACTTCCTCACCGAGATATGGCCGCTCGTGGCCAAGGAAGTGGAGACGGTCCACTACGAGGCGCTCCTCGCGGCACGCGAACCGGAACCCGAACGTGGCCCGGAACGCGGCCCCGGACCCGGCCCCGGCCCCGGCCCCGACGGCCTCGCCCTCCGCGGCTTCCGGGACCGCTACCTCGACGCCCCCCACGGCAGCCCCCAAGAGACCGCCGTACTCGACGAGTTCAGCATCGCGCACCAGGACCGCTGGTCCTGGGACCGGATTTCGCGTCCGTACGCCGACGAGCGCTTCGCCTCCCCCGCCGAGCACCGCGCCTGGCTCCTCACCCATCTGCGCCAGGACGCCGCCGCGGCCGCGCTCGGCAATGTCGAGGGCCCCCTGAAGGCCGCCCTCGACGTACTGCGCGATCTCCGCAACGAGCTGCGCCTGATCGTGGACCACGCCGGCCTCTCCGGCAGCTCCCGCCGCGACCACCTGGACCGCTGGTACACCCCGCTGAACGCGTTCCTCTCCATCGGCCCGCCGCGCCGCCGTATCGAGGAGATGACGGCCCTGATCGAGGCGGGCGTACTGGACGTGATCGGCCCGCGCACCACCATCGGGATGTCCGACGAGGTCCTGGACGGAGCCTTCACCGCCGAGTCGCCGGACGTGCCCGGATCTTTCGTCACGGCGACCACGCTGATCGAGGCGCGGCTGCCGGAACCGGACCTCAGGCGGACCTGCGACGAGTTGCTGGGACGGCTGCTGAAGACGGGCCAGTGCCGGCCGCACACGATCGACGGTTACGAAACCGGAGGGCTGGACGTAACGCAGCGCCCGTACCGTCTGATCAACCGTCAGGGCCGCCCGCACCCACGGCGCTTCGCGATCGGGGTGCCCACCGAGGGCGTGCACTGGGTGACCGCGGCCGGGGCCAGGCCGGGCGTGGACTCGGTGACGCTCTCGGACGCGGACGCCGTGGCGCGCGCTGCCCTGCGCACCCTCGGACCGTCGCGCAGGAGCACAGAAGCGGAATCCGTGGTGGAAATCGGCCGCCGAGCAACTGTTGAACTTGCAAGTATTGATTAG
- a CDS encoding alkaline phosphatase D family protein, which yields MTGLRLGPLLRYVDWESGGSATVWVEADRPCTAEVRCADGAMGTSHTFQIEGHHYALVPVTGLTPGTATEYEVLLDGHRVWPLEDSPFPASTIRMPDVPSPGVTVSFGSCRWSSAPADEHDPIGPDALDTLAAKLAAEPDAVRPDVLLLLGDQVYADETSQATKEWIATRRDLSEPPGAEVTDYEEYTRLYDESWLDPEVRWLLSTVPSCMIFDDHDVIDDWNTSASWLAEMRATPWWQKRLLSALMSYWVYQHLGNLSPAALESDELYAAVRASDDGTDRLRRFAEEADADPARVRWSYRRDFGRTRLLMVDTRAGRVLDEQQRSMLDRGEARWLRDQALAGRGSYDHLLIGASLPWLLPPLIHDAESWNAALCRGERGERWARIGEDLRRRADLEHWAAFPDSFEKLAALIAEVGSGEDAPATVCVLSGDVHHAYVAEPEWPDAAQPDSRVLQLTCSPVHNSIPRSIQLGFRFGWSRLGRRLGHALARHGRLRRPAVDWGRTGGPWFGNQLMTLTLRGRSATLRLDQARVVGAGSDSRARLVTADERELTASRDPSHSGG from the coding sequence ATGACCGGGCTGCGCCTGGGACCACTGCTGCGGTACGTCGACTGGGAATCCGGCGGGAGCGCGACCGTCTGGGTCGAGGCCGACCGGCCGTGCACGGCCGAGGTCCGGTGCGCGGACGGCGCAATGGGGACTTCGCACACATTCCAGATCGAGGGCCACCACTATGCGCTGGTCCCCGTCACCGGACTGACGCCCGGCACGGCGACGGAGTACGAGGTGCTGCTCGACGGCCACCGGGTCTGGCCGCTCGAAGACTCCCCATTCCCGGCGAGCACGATCCGTATGCCCGACGTCCCCTCCCCCGGCGTCACCGTGTCCTTCGGCTCGTGCCGCTGGTCGTCAGCGCCCGCCGACGAGCACGACCCGATCGGCCCTGACGCGCTCGACACCCTCGCCGCGAAGCTCGCCGCCGAGCCCGATGCCGTACGGCCCGATGTGCTGCTCCTGCTGGGCGACCAGGTGTACGCCGACGAGACGTCCCAGGCGACCAAGGAATGGATCGCCACCCGCAGGGATCTGAGCGAGCCTCCCGGCGCGGAGGTCACGGACTACGAGGAGTACACCCGCCTCTACGACGAGTCCTGGCTGGACCCCGAGGTGCGCTGGCTGCTCTCCACCGTCCCCAGCTGCATGATCTTCGACGACCACGACGTGATCGACGACTGGAACACCAGCGCCTCCTGGCTGGCGGAGATGCGGGCCACCCCGTGGTGGCAGAAGCGGCTGCTCAGCGCCCTGATGTCGTACTGGGTCTACCAGCACCTCGGCAATCTCTCCCCGGCGGCGCTGGAGTCGGACGAGCTGTACGCGGCGGTACGGGCGTCCGACGACGGGACCGACCGGCTCAGACGCTTCGCCGAGGAGGCCGACGCCGACCCCGCCCGTGTGCGCTGGAGTTACCGCCGCGACTTCGGCCGGACTCGGCTGCTGATGGTGGACACGCGCGCGGGCCGCGTCCTGGACGAGCAGCAACGGTCGATGCTGGACCGGGGCGAGGCCCGCTGGCTGCGCGACCAGGCGCTGGCCGGGCGGGGGTCGTACGACCACCTGCTCATCGGCGCCTCGCTGCCGTGGCTGCTGCCGCCGCTGATACACGACGCGGAGAGCTGGAACGCCGCGCTGTGCCGCGGCGAGCGGGGCGAGAGATGGGCACGGATCGGCGAGGACCTGCGCAGACGGGCCGACTTGGAGCACTGGGCCGCCTTCCCCGACTCCTTCGAGAAGCTGGCGGCCCTGATCGCGGAGGTCGGCAGCGGGGAGGACGCACCGGCGACGGTATGTGTGCTGTCGGGCGATGTGCACCATGCGTACGTCGCCGAGCCCGAGTGGCCGGACGCCGCGCAGCCCGACTCCCGGGTGCTGCAGCTGACCTGCTCGCCCGTGCACAACTCAATACCGCGCTCGATACAGCTCGGATTCCGCTTCGGCTGGAGCCGGTTGGGGCGGCGGCTCGGCCATGCGCTGGCCCGCCACGGCCGCCTGCGCAGGCCGGCGGTGGACTGGGGACGGACGGGCGGTCCGTGGTTCGGCAACCAGCTGATGACGCTGACGCTCCGGGGCCGTTCGGCGACCCTGCGGCTGGACCAGGCGCGGGTGGTGGGGGCGGGCTCCGACTCTCGCGCGCGGCTGGTGACGGCGGACGAGCGGGAGCTGACTGCGAGCCGTGATCCTTCCCACAGCGGAGGGTGA
- a CDS encoding HNH endonuclease family protein: MPGVYARRFRRIAVLAATSALAATGLLATAPTAQASPPTPISAATARTYLGQLTVQAEGSSTGYSRDKFPHWITQSGACNTREVVLKRDGQNVQQDSSCAAVSGTWYSEYDGATWSLASDLDIDHVVALAEAWRSGASSWTTAQRQSFANDLTRPQLIAVTDNVNQAKSDLDPAEWLPPRTAYRCTYARMWVHVKHHWNLTVDSAEKSALQSVLNGC; this comes from the coding sequence ATGCCTGGTGTCTACGCGCGTCGCTTCCGCCGTATAGCCGTACTCGCCGCAACCTCCGCCCTCGCCGCCACCGGTCTGCTCGCCACCGCCCCCACCGCGCAGGCCTCCCCGCCCACCCCGATCAGCGCCGCCACCGCCCGTACCTACCTCGGCCAGCTGACGGTGCAGGCGGAAGGCTCCTCCACCGGCTACAGCCGCGACAAGTTCCCGCACTGGATCACCCAGTCGGGCGCGTGCAACACCCGTGAGGTCGTCCTCAAGCGCGACGGCCAGAACGTCCAGCAGGACTCCAGCTGTGCGGCGGTCAGCGGCACTTGGTACTCCGAGTACGACGGCGCCACCTGGTCCCTCGCCTCCGACCTGGACATCGATCACGTCGTGGCGCTCGCCGAAGCCTGGCGCTCCGGCGCGAGCAGCTGGACCACGGCCCAGCGGCAGTCCTTCGCCAACGACCTCACCCGCCCGCAGCTGATCGCCGTCACCGACAACGTCAACCAGGCCAAGAGCGACCTCGACCCGGCGGAGTGGCTGCCGCCGCGGACCGCGTACCGCTGCACGTACGCCCGGATGTGGGTGCACGTGAAGCACCACTGGAACCTGACCGTGGACTCGGCCGAGAAGAGCGCGCTGCAGTCGGTGCTGAACGGCTGCTGA